A stretch of DNA from Alteromonas gilva:
ACCGCTGTTAACCGTAATGTAGCCGTCTTTCATGTCTAATTCACCGGCAAAAATGTCGGTATTGGGTTTGTGGCCAATGGCGACAAACAAGCCCATTACGTCGAGTTCCTCGGTGACATCAGAATCGGTTGCTTTGATGCGCACACCGGTAACGCCCATTTCATCGCCAAGCACTTCATCGAGCGTGCGGTTAAGGTGCAATACCACATTACCGTTTTCGGCTTTGTCACGAAGTCTGTCAGCGAGGATTTTTTCGCTGCGGAATGAATCGCGGCGATGTATAACATGCACCTCAGAGGCAATGTTAGACAAATATAATGCTTCTTCCACGGCAGTGTTACCGCCGCCAATAACGGCTACTTTTTGATTGCGGTAAAAGAAACCGTCACAGGTTGCACAGGCAGACACACCTTTACCCATAAAGGCTTGCTCAGAAGGCAGACCAAGGTATTTCGCTGACGCGCCGGTTGCAATAATCAGGGCATCACAGGTGTAGGTGCCGTTATCGCCATGCAGGGTAAACGGGCGCTTACTCAGATCGGTCTTATTAATGTGATCAAAAATTATTTCAGTATTAAACTTCTCAGCGTGCTGCTGCATGCGTACCATTAAATCCGGACCTGTCAGGCCTTCCGGGTCGCCAGGCCAGTTTTCAACTTCGGTGGTAGTGGTAAGCTGTCCACCCTGTTGCATACCTGTAATAAGGGTAGGGGCCAGGTTAGCCCGGGCCGCATAAACAGCCGCAGTATAACCTGCCGGGCCAGAGCCAAGAATGAGTAGACGAACGTGTCTGCTTTCTGCCATGTTGTTCTCCAATTTTGCTCCGGTCGCAGCAGTTAGGGACCGGTACGTCTTAAGTGGTTCGTTAATACGTTAGGATATCAGTTTTTGTTTATCAGAGGATCGAATATCTGATGAGATTAACATCCGCTGCGCAGAAATTTATTAACCAGGTAAACCTATCTACGCATTAACAATTAGTTTGATGTTAACCATTGTGCGGCCGATTCAGGTACTTTCAATACTTGGCTGTGATATTATTACCGGTATTAGTCGTATACCAATAGATTAATTATCGCAAAACTGCGATTACAGACTATTCTTAGTAAACACAGAAGGCGTCATTTATGAGATGTCGCTCACAGGCCAACGGCCGGTAATTTTGAACGAGGTGTAACATGGCCCAGTCAGTACCCACCATTCTCAGGGATGGTCAGGAATATATGAAAACCTGGCCGCTGCGACGCGAGTTGTATTCACTGTTTCCGGATTGTCGGGTGGTCGCTGCTACTCGCTTCGCGGTGAAGTTTATGCCGCCAGCCGCAGTACTGGCCTGTGCAACCATGCTTAATACCTTTGGCACCGAGTACTTACCCCAGGCGCTAGCAATAGGTGCATTCTTTTTGAGCATGCCGATGCAAGGGTTGTTATGGTTAGGCAAGCGTTCCAATGAGACGCTTCCGCCTCAATTACGCAGCTGGTATCAGGAGATCCTTACCTCAATGCGGGCACAGGGGTGTGCAGTACAAAACCCGCAGCACAAACCTCGCTACCGCGAATTAGCGCGTCTGTTAAAAACTGCCTTTGACGATCTCGATAAGGCCTTTACACAGCAGTGGTTTTAACATTTATGAATGCTGAGCGGCGCCGGTAAAGCGTGAGTGCACACCGATAAAGCGATGCTAGTTTAGTTGTTCCTGCTAAGGTTTAACCCGCCGGTTTTAGTTGCTGTCTGCATTGCCTGCAAATATATTGTTTTTGGCCGCGCAACACCGCATTGTGGCGCCTGATACTCAGGGCAATGGGTCCGCAGGCACATTCATAGTCGGCGGTGCGCAATTTGAGTGGCGATAAATCAAAATCGTGGCGCGTTTCAGGCGCACACTTAAACACCTCACGCATAACGCTCTGCCATTCCTTGCCGTGGGGTTTCACCCGACCAAATAACTGAAAGACCAGCAAGTGACTCACTTCATGAGGAAGTACGTCACCAATAAAGGCGTCGCGGTTATGCTGCAACAACACCGGATTAAGGTTTATGCGATTTTGCTGCAGAAACGCCGTGCCGGCGTGGCGACCGCTGCGCCGGTATGTGAGTTCTGGCAGGGGAAAGTGTCGTTTAAAATACGCATTCGCCTCGGTGTAGAGTTCACCGAGGCGTTGCGATAATAACGCTTTGTCGGCTGAGTCGATCAACGGCTATCCGCAACCCGACAGCTTAAGCACAGCGTATACATATGCTGCGGATCGTTAAACGACGCCAACATGTCTACCTGCGCCATTGTTTCGCGCATGATGTCGGCTAACACGCCATCGGGTTGCGCAATGTTCATTTTTATTGCATAGATCACCGCCTGGCCAAAGAACTCTCTCCAGAACTGTTCTTTAGGGCTAAGCTTACGCGTGACATAAATGGTCTTGTAATTTTCGACTTCGGCTAATTCAGCTGCGGTCTTTACCGCATCATCCAGTGTACCTAAGGCGTCGACTAATCCCAGTTCCAGCGCGTCGGTGCCAATCCAAACCCGGCCCTGAGCAATTTCATCAACGGCATCGACACTCATGTCACGCTCATAGGCGACCAGGGTCAGAAATTCCTGGTATTTGCTCTCGATACTACGCTGTATTATTTTGCCATACAGCGGATCGAGACCTCGCAGCGGCGAGAAACCGGCCATCCCGGTAGTGCTGACACCGTCAGTATCAACGCCTAAATAATCGGCCGCATTTTCAAACGTCGGTAGGGTGGCAAATACGCCGATTGAGCCTGTTATGGTACTTGGGCTGGCAATAATTTTATCGGCGCTGGCAGAAATCCA
This window harbors:
- the trxB gene encoding thioredoxin-disulfide reductase is translated as MAESRHVRLLILGSGPAGYTAAVYAARANLAPTLITGMQQGGQLTTTTEVENWPGDPEGLTGPDLMVRMQQHAEKFNTEIIFDHINKTDLSKRPFTLHGDNGTYTCDALIIATGASAKYLGLPSEQAFMGKGVSACATCDGFFYRNQKVAVIGGGNTAVEEALYLSNIASEVHVIHRRDSFRSEKILADRLRDKAENGNVVLHLNRTLDEVLGDEMGVTGVRIKATDSDVTEELDVMGLFVAIGHKPNTDIFAGELDMKDGYITVNSGTQGNATQTSVPGVFAAGDVSDHIYRQAITSAGTGCMAALDAERFLDALE
- the yfbV gene encoding terminus macrodomain insulation protein YfbV; this encodes MAQSVPTILRDGQEYMKTWPLRRELYSLFPDCRVVAATRFAVKFMPPAAVLACATMLNTFGTEYLPQALAIGAFFLSMPMQGLLWLGKRSNETLPPQLRSWYQEILTSMRAQGCAVQNPQHKPRYRELARLLKTAFDDLDKAFTQQWF
- a CDS encoding SprT family zinc-dependent metalloprotease yields the protein MIDSADKALLSQRLGELYTEANAYFKRHFPLPELTYRRSGRHAGTAFLQQNRINLNPVLLQHNRDAFIGDVLPHEVSHLLVFQLFGRVKPHGKEWQSVMREVFKCAPETRHDFDLSPLKLRTADYECACGPIALSIRRHNAVLRGQKQYICRQCRQQLKPAG